One genomic window of Bacillus mycoides includes the following:
- the exsE gene encoding exosporium protein ExsE gives MRTWRVGTISMGISIILLGCFLLFSVVKGVQALDTLTAWWPVLLIILGAEILLYLLFSKKEHSFIKYDIFSIFFIGVLGSVGIAFYCLLSTGLLEEVRHSINTTRQTSNIPDGQLDIPESIKKIVVDAGHHPLTIEGNNTNQIHLLGTYEMTTKANEKLNLKREDFLSVQTAGETMYITLKSLPVQHTLFNSAPQVKQTLVLPQNKNVEIRASNNELSLYPGQLQNNWFVQESSNVSVHLAKESDVSLIAITNKKETHGNTPWEQVEDLTKKENNSSEENPELNAQEHWYKNSIKTGNGTYKLNIEKAYNINMSIIEK, from the coding sequence ATGAGAACATGGCGTGTTGGAACCATCTCAATGGGGATTTCCATTATTTTATTAGGTTGCTTTTTACTATTTTCAGTCGTAAAAGGAGTTCAAGCATTAGATACATTAACAGCCTGGTGGCCTGTTTTACTTATCATACTTGGCGCTGAAATTTTACTATACCTTCTATTTTCTAAGAAGGAACATTCATTTATTAAATATGATATTTTTAGTATTTTCTTTATCGGAGTTTTAGGAAGCGTTGGAATTGCTTTTTACTGTTTATTATCAACTGGATTACTAGAAGAAGTTCGTCATTCTATTAACACAACTAGGCAAACGAGTAATATTCCGGATGGACAACTTGATATACCTGAATCTATCAAAAAAATCGTAGTGGATGCGGGGCATCACCCTCTAACGATAGAGGGAAATAATACAAATCAAATTCATCTTCTTGGGACATATGAAATGACGACGAAAGCAAATGAAAAACTCAATTTAAAACGAGAGGATTTCCTTTCAGTTCAAACAGCTGGAGAAACGATGTATATAACTTTAAAATCATTACCTGTTCAGCATACGTTATTTAACTCAGCACCACAGGTGAAACAAACACTCGTTCTTCCGCAAAATAAAAATGTAGAGATTCGCGCTTCAAATAACGAACTATCACTTTATCCAGGTCAATTACAAAATAATTGGTTTGTACAAGAAAGTTCAAATGTATCTGTTCATTTAGCAAAAGAAAGTGATGTATCTTTAATCGCCATAACAAACAAAAAAGAAACTCACGGAAACACACCTTGGGAACAAGTAGAAGATTTAACGAAAAAAGAAAATAATTCTTCAGAAGAAAATCCAGAGTTAAATGCGCAAGAACATTGGTATAAAAACTCGATAAAAACAGGAAATGGGACGTACAAATTAAATATCGAGAAAGCTTATAATATAAATATGAGTATTATCGAAAAATAA
- a CDS encoding DUF445 domain-containing protein: MSLQTKYIASISLGVMGVGFAASIPFQGTVAGEIIQGGFEAGLVGGLADWFAVTALFRHPLGIPIPHTALLPKNRKRVTKGLVSTLENEWLTKESITSKVKEMQLAQMVLEIAEKELQSDAVKKGIVTIAEKAILQIDTEKLAVIIEKELKTYLHTINTSNILQVLVDQLVVQEYDEKTLDYILVKVKDWTAQDEARYQLGSLGMKAMENIKVDGFLQFTLKSFMNIVDEDKIGGILQKFIISNINSLQDADNSTRQLILAKIRQEIINVKENESLLQELENWKEKWITNWDATDKIKEMLEQVQQRAVTFVKNEEFADKYVVPFLQTQMNKIKEDELTVQKIEDWLQKQVVTIVEKNHSKIGKLVQENLDKLDDKTLIEMIENNVGKDLQWIRVNGAVCGFMIGLVLEGIKAII; the protein is encoded by the coding sequence ATGTCATTACAGACAAAATATATAGCGAGTATTTCGCTTGGGGTTATGGGCGTAGGTTTTGCGGCTTCGATCCCTTTTCAAGGAACGGTAGCTGGGGAGATTATTCAAGGGGGATTTGAAGCGGGGTTAGTTGGTGGACTTGCGGATTGGTTTGCGGTTACAGCTTTATTCCGTCATCCGTTGGGAATCCCAATTCCGCATACAGCATTATTACCTAAAAATCGTAAGCGGGTAACAAAGGGGCTCGTTTCTACGTTAGAAAATGAATGGCTGACGAAAGAAAGTATTACAAGTAAAGTAAAAGAAATGCAGCTAGCACAAATGGTACTGGAAATTGCTGAAAAAGAGTTACAGTCTGACGCTGTGAAAAAAGGAATTGTAACAATTGCTGAGAAAGCGATTCTTCAAATAGATACGGAAAAATTAGCAGTTATTATTGAAAAAGAATTAAAAACGTATTTGCATACAATTAACACAAGCAACATATTACAAGTTCTCGTGGATCAATTAGTTGTGCAAGAATATGATGAAAAAACACTTGATTACATATTAGTAAAAGTGAAAGATTGGACAGCTCAAGATGAAGCACGTTATCAGCTAGGAAGCTTAGGTATGAAGGCGATGGAAAACATAAAAGTAGATGGATTTTTACAGTTTACTTTGAAATCATTTATGAATATTGTAGATGAAGATAAAATTGGAGGCATTTTGCAAAAGTTTATTATTAGCAATATTAACAGCTTGCAAGATGCTGATAATAGCACAAGACAACTTATATTAGCGAAGATTCGTCAAGAAATTATAAATGTAAAAGAAAATGAATCTTTATTACAGGAATTAGAGAATTGGAAAGAAAAATGGATTACCAATTGGGATGCTACTGACAAAATAAAAGAGATGCTTGAGCAAGTACAACAAAGGGCAGTTACCTTTGTGAAGAATGAAGAATTTGCCGATAAATATGTTGTTCCATTCTTACAAACACAAATGAATAAAATAAAAGAAGATGAACTGACTGTTCAAAAAATAGAAGATTGGTTACAAAAACAAGTTGTTACTATTGTTGAAAAAAATCATTCGAAAATTGGAAAGCTTGTGCAAGAAAACCTTGATAAGTTAGATGATAAAACATTAATCGAAATGATTGAAAATAATGTCGGGAAAGATTTGCAGTGGATTCGTGTGAACGGGGCTGTTTGTGGCTTTATGATTGGATTAGTTTTAGAAGGAATAAAAGCGATTATATGA